From a single Apium graveolens cultivar Ventura chromosome 2, ASM990537v1, whole genome shotgun sequence genomic region:
- the LOC141706225 gene encoding bidirectional sugar transporter SWEET3b-like, translating to MGDWLRLTVGILGNAASMLLYTAPILTFARVIKKRSTEEFSCVPYVLALTNCYFYTWYGLPIVSCGWENVTIVTINGLGIVLELSFIVIYFWFATVTRKKKVAILTTAVTVIFVICATTSAVVFHEHHHRKILIGSIGLVASVAMYCSPLVVVKQVLQTKSVEFMPFYLSLFSFITSLLWLAYGLLSHDFILASPNLVGCPFGILQLALYIKYRKRVVMEEPQKWDVEKVEEIIKDQLQVVVKDNSDAKM from the exons ATGGGAGACTGGTTGCGTTTGACCGTCGGAATACTGG GTAATGCAGCCTCGATGTTACTGTATACTGCTCCTAT ATTGACATTTGCCAGGGTCATAAAGAAGAGAAGTACCGAAGAGTTTTCATGTGTTCCTTATGTACTTGCATTAACCAACTGTTATTTCTATACCTGGTACGGTTTGCCAATTGTAAGCTGTGGCTGGGAAAACGTTACTATCGTCACTATCAATGGCCTAGGGATTGTTCTTGAGCTATCCTTCATTGTCATATATTTTTGGTTTGCGACTGTTACAAGAAAG AAGAAGGTAGCAATATTAACAACTGCTGTAACCGTTATATTCGTCATCTGTGCAACAACATCAGCTGTTGTCTTCCACGAGCATCATCACCGCAAGATTCTTATTGGAAGTATCGGGCTGGTAGCTTCTGTTGCTATGTACTGCTCTCCGCTTGTGGTTGTG AAGCAAGTTTTACAAACCAAGAGCGTTGAATTTATGCCATTCTACTTATCTTTGTTTTCATTTATAACAAGTTTGCTTTGGCTGGCTTATGGACTACTGAGCCACGACTTCATTCTTGCG TCACCAAACCTGGTCGGTTGTCCTTTCGGAATCCTGCAGCTTGCGCTCTATATCAAGTACAGGAAGAGGGTAGTCATGGAAGAACCTCAGAAATGGGACGTCGAGAAGGTTGAAGAGATTATTAAAGACCAGTTGCAAGTAGTGGTTAAGGATAATTCTGATGCCAAAATGTAA